One Flavobacterium cerinum genomic window, TGATAATTATATACTGAGAACACCTTTAATGCCGGTTGGTTTCTTTTCGAAATTGATGGCGGAAAGTAGTGTGGATAATGAAAAACTGAAATTGCAATTTGAAAACCCGGTCGTGAAAGAAGCGGTTTTTCTGGCTTCACCGGTTTTGTATCGCGAAATTGTAAAATGGACGGAAGGAAAAATAAAAGAAGATAAAGAAGCGGAGAAGATTAAACTCTCTTTCCTGAAATATCTGACCCGAATGGCTTCGCGACCGACACCTTTTGGTCTTTTTGCTGGTTGTGGATTAGGATCATTTTCGGATGAAAATAATATTCGAAATACCGATTATACCCGAAATAAGCGACATACCCGATTGGATATGAATTTTGTAGGCGCTTTAAATCAATTGTTTACAAGCGATGCCAATATCCGGGAACAATTACGCTATTATCCGAATACCAGTTTGTATTTTATTGGTGATCAAATTAGATATGTTGAATGTTTGTATAAAAACGGAAATCGGATACATCATCTGGTTGAAATTGAAACATCCGATTATATTCGGGATTGCGTTGAAAAAGCGCGGCAGGGTATCTCAAAAGGCGTATTGATTGAGCAGTTGATCTCAGATGAAATTACAAAAGAGGAAGCAACGGATTTTATTGATGAATTGATCGATAATCAGTTGTTGGTTAGTGAAATGGAACTTTCCGTTTCGGGAGAAGAATTTATCGGTCAAACACTCAAAATTTTAAAAAAATTAAAGGGAGTCGATACTCTTGTTGATTTGCTGGAGGAAACTGCTGTAAAAATAGCAGAACTGGATCGTACTATGGGGAACGATCCGGAAGTGTATACGGAATTGATTGAAACACTTCGGCGTTTTGAAATCCCGTTTGATGAGAAGTATATTTTTCAGACGGATATGATTCTGAATGCCGACCGAAATGTATTGGCTCCGGAAACGACGCTTCCGCTACAAAAAGCAATTGTATTTCTAAATAAGATTACACCGAAAAACGATAACCCGCAATTACAAAAGTTTACTGAAAAATTCCGACAGCGCTATGAAGACCGGGAAGTGCCGCTTGCTTTGGTTCTGGATAACGAATTAGGTATCGGTTATCCGGTAAATAATTATAAAGGAGGAATGAATTCGTTACTCAATAATATTAATTTACCGGGTGTAGGAAGACAAAGGCCGAAAGAAGTCCGTTGGGCGGCGATTGACAGTATTTTATATCGGAAGATGCAGGAGGCTCGCGAAAATAAAAGTGAGGTCATTCGGATGACAGATGAAGATGTAAAAGGTTTGGAAGCAAGTTGGGACGATTTGCCGGATACTTTTTCGGTAACTACTGAAATGATAAACGGATCGGAACAGCAACAGTTTGTAATTCGATCGGTTGGAGGATCCGGAGCTGCGAATCTGATGGGACGCTTTTGTCTGGGTGATGCCGGAATTGATCAGCATGCGCGAAAAATTATCCGGGCGGAAGAACAATTAAATCCGGATAAATTAGTATCGGAAATTATTCACTTACCGGAAAACAGAGTCGGAAATGTATTAATGCGACCGGATTTCAGACAATTTGAAATCCCGTATTTGGGAGCTTCGGCAAAACCGACTGAAAATCAACTGCTGATTAACGATTTATTGGTGTCGGTAAAATCAGGTAAAATTGTACTTCGTTCCCGAAAACACAATAAGGAAATACTACCTCGTTTGACCAATGCACATAATTATTCCTATAATGCTTTACCGGTATATCATTTTTTATGTGACTTGCAAACGCAGGGAAAACGTGGCGGTTTGTATTTTAACTGGGGCGTACATCGTGATGAATGCGACTTCCTGCCCAGAGTAGAATACGACGGCATTATTCTGTCGAAAGCAAAATGGAAAATCACGGCAAAAGAAATGGAAGAAATCAACACAATTGATACGGTTTCGGGATTGCCGGAAATTAAAAAATGGAGGGAAAAAAGACAAATTCCGGATCATGTGGTTTTGGTCGAAGGCGACAATAAATTACTGTTAAATCTGGAAAATATTACATCGTTCCGTATGTTGGTTTCGGCTGTAGCGAAAAGAAACGTGTTTGAACTTGAAGAATTTCTTTGTGGCGATGAAACAATCGTAAGCGGAAAAGGATCGGATCATTTTGCTAACGAGTTTATTTTTTCCTTTTTTAAAACAATGCCCAAATAGTGTGAGTATGAAGACAAATACCAAAACATCTTTTATTTTAGGAGAAGAATGGTTATATTATAAAATATACACCGGATTTGCGACAACAGATGCAATTCTGTATAATCAGTTGTACCCTATAATTACCGGTTTACTGCGTGACGGATTGATTGATAAGTGGTTTTTTATCCGTTATACCGATCCGGAACATCATCTGCGCTTGCGTTTACATCTGATAAAACCGGAACATATCGGAACGGTAATTCTGGCTTTTCAACATGTTTTTCGCCGTCTGACAGATCAGCATAGTGTGTGGAAAATTCAAACGGATACCTATGAAAGGGAACTGGATCGATATGGGCATGAGCTGATAGAACAAGCGGAAACGCTATTTTTCTATGATAGTGAATGTATCGTTAATTTGCTTTCGGTATTGGAAACAACTGATGATGAAAATGAAAAATGGATAACGGGTATGGCCGCAATTGATACTTTTTTAGATGTTTTTCGTTATGATTTTGAAGCAAAAAGAGCTTTGATGGAACAACTTAGAACCTCCTTTTTCAAAGAGTTTAAAGTCGGTACAGGAACGAAAAAAGAGCTAAGTACCAAATACCGGAACCATAAAAATGAGATCGAACGTTTTATGAAATTGACTTCACAAACCAATGATCTTAAAGCGATATTGGATAAACGAAATAGCAATATTACAGAACAGGCAGATAATATCCGGGAGCAATTATCGGATCCGGTTACAATAAACACCCTGTTAGGAAGCTATATTCATATGACGA contains:
- a CDS encoding lantibiotic dehydratase family protein, yielding MEWNKMPYTSFDNYILRTPLMPVGFFSKLMAESSVDNEKLKLQFENPVVKEAVFLASPVLYREIVKWTEGKIKEDKEAEKIKLSFLKYLTRMASRPTPFGLFAGCGLGSFSDENNIRNTDYTRNKRHTRLDMNFVGALNQLFTSDANIREQLRYYPNTSLYFIGDQIRYVECLYKNGNRIHHLVEIETSDYIRDCVEKARQGISKGVLIEQLISDEITKEEATDFIDELIDNQLLVSEMELSVSGEEFIGQTLKILKKLKGVDTLVDLLEETAVKIAELDRTMGNDPEVYTELIETLRRFEIPFDEKYIFQTDMILNADRNVLAPETTLPLQKAIVFLNKITPKNDNPQLQKFTEKFRQRYEDREVPLALVLDNELGIGYPVNNYKGGMNSLLNNINLPGVGRQRPKEVRWAAIDSILYRKMQEARENKSEVIRMTDEDVKGLEASWDDLPDTFSVTTEMINGSEQQQFVIRSVGGSGAANLMGRFCLGDAGIDQHARKIIRAEEQLNPDKLVSEIIHLPENRVGNVLMRPDFRQFEIPYLGASAKPTENQLLINDLLVSVKSGKIVLRSRKHNKEILPRLTNAHNYSYNALPVYHFLCDLQTQGKRGGLYFNWGVHRDECDFLPRVEYDGIILSKAKWKITAKEMEEINTIDTVSGLPEIKKWREKRQIPDHVVLVEGDNKLLLNLENITSFRMLVSAVAKRNVFELEEFLCGDETIVSGKGSDHFANEFIFSFFKTMPK
- a CDS encoding thiopeptide-type bacteriocin biosynthesis protein, encoding MKTNTKTSFILGEEWLYYKIYTGFATTDAILYNQLYPIITGLLRDGLIDKWFFIRYTDPEHHLRLRLHLIKPEHIGTVILAFQHVFRRLTDQHSVWKIQTDTYERELDRYGHELIEQAETLFFYDSECIVNLLSVLETTDDENEKWITGMAAIDTFLDVFRYDFEAKRALMEQLRTSFFKEFKVGTGTKKELSTKYRNHKNEIERFMKLTSQTNDLKAILDKRNSNITEQADNIREQLSDPVTINTLLGSYIHMTMNRLFDSNNRQCEMILYDLLCSYYTSVLARQKKEQQVLSE